From the Chryseobacterium fluminis genome, the window TGGCGCTCCGGACGTCCTTAAATTATCAGAATACCCGACTCCCGGGATCAGTGGAGATCAGGTCTTGATTGAAGTGAAAGCGGCAGGTCTTAACCGCCTGGATATTTTTCAGCGGGAAGGTAACTATCCTGCTCCTCCAGGCGTACCCCAAGAGATTCCCGGTCTTGAAGTTTCGGGAACGATTGTTCAGTGCGGACCTGATGTTATTGAATTTAAAACAGGTGATACGGTGTGTGCACTTCTGGGGGGCGGTGGCTATGCAGAATATGTCAGCGTACGGGAAGGTCAGTGTTTACCTGTCCCTTCCGGAATGGATTTTACAGGAGCTGCAAGTCTTCCGGAAACCGTCTTTACCGTCTGGTCAAATGTCTTTCAACGCGGGGCGCTCCGATCGGGTGAGCGTCTTTTAATCCACGGCGGAAACAGCGGCATTGGCATTACCGGCATCCAGCTGGCTCATGCACTGGGATCAGAAGTAATTGTAACCGTAGGTTCAGAAGAAAAAGGCCGCAAATGCCTTGAGCTGGGAGCAGACGCTTACATCAACTATAAGACACAGGATTTTGAACAGGAGCTGCAGGAAAAGGGAGTGGATGTTATTTTAGATATGATCGGGGGAAGCTATCTAAGTAAAAATGTGAATATTCTGAGGCCGGACGGCAGACTTGTGCACATCAATGCAGTAGATGGCAGCCATGTGGATCTCAACATCCCCAAAATGATGCAGAAGCGTCTCACTATCACCGGAAGTACTCTTAGAAGCAGGGAATATGATTTTAAAAAGCAGCTTGCCAAAGAGGTGCGGAAAAATGTCTGGCCACTGATAGAATCCGGTAAATTTAAACCCGTTATTTTTAAGACTTTTCCATTTTCTGAAGCAGCGGAAGCTCACCGACTGCTTGAGGAAAGCACTCATACGGGCAAAATTGTGCTTGTCCGGTAAGTGTCAAGGCGGTTTCTCCGAATTTAAAATAAATACGAATGATTTTCGGCCGACCTTTACAAAACAGACAATATTAATTATAACACAATTATTAGGAATTACAGAGAAATACAAAAGCAAAACGCTCTTGTGAAATGTTAATGATCAGCAATATCGGAAAAAATTAACTCTACGGTATCCGGTTTAATTTTAAGAGAAGCCTTTACTCATAAATTATTTATCTTTGAAATTATGCAATCGATTACAATGGTGATATTGTTTTTACACAAAAACATATAATAAATTGTAAACTGCCGACAGTGCAGGATAATTGTTACCGACAAATAGTATAGATTGCGATTATTAAAGGAAAGTATTAAAATAATAGTAAGCTGACCTGTAACTTAACAATTCCATACGATATGAAAAAATATGCTCTGCTTCTTTTTGCCCTTTTGCTGTCGACTCCCGGATTCGCTCAATATCAACCGTGGACCTCATCACAGCAGCCTTTAAATGAAATCAAGGCGCTGAAAAAACAGATCGTAAAACCTAAATTCAGAAAAAAAGACTATCTGGTTACCGATTTTGGTGCCATCGGTGACGGAAAAACCAAAAATACAGAAGCGTTCAGAAAAGCAATTGAAAGATGTAATGCAGAAGGTGGCGGTCGCGTTGTCGTACCAAAAGGGATCTTTCTGACGGGTGCTATTTATTTAAAAAGCAACGTCAACCTTCATGTGAGCGAAGGCTCCACCTTATTATTCAGTCAGGACAGCAACGACTATCCTATTGTTCTCACACGATGGGAAGGCATGGAATGTATGAATTACTCTTCTCTTATCTATGCTTATAAAGAAGAGAATATAGCCATTACGGGAAAAGGAACTTTAGACGGAAATGCCGATCTGGACCACTGGTGGTTCTGGTGTGGTGCCACCAAATATGGGTATAACGAATCCCGTCCCGGGAGACAGAATCCTGCCCGTGCCAAGCTTCACGAATATATGGCTCAGCGAAAACCTGCAAGAGAAAGAATCTTTGGTGACGGATATTATCTGAGGCCCAATTTTGTTCAGCCGTACGAATCCAAAAACTTTTATATGGCAGATGTTTTGGTTAAAAATTCGCCGATGTGGAATCTGAATCCTGTACTTTGCGAAAATGTACTGGTAGAAAGAGTAAAAGTGATCAGCCATGGCCCTAATAACGATGGTTTTGATCCTGAAGCATGTAAAAATGTGTGGATCAGAGATTCTTATTTTGATACCGGAGATGACTGTATCGCGATTAAATCCGGAAGAGATGAAGACGGAAGAGACATCGGAAGACCTGCCGAAAATCATATTATCGAAAACTGCGAAATGAAAGACGGTCACGGCGGCGTGGTCATCGGAAGTGAAATTGCAGGTGGCGCAAAAAAAATTTATGCCGTCGGAAATGTAATGGACAGTAAGAATCTCGACAGAGCTTTGAGAATCAAGACAAGCTCAAGCCGTGGCGGAACCATCGAAAATGTATTTTTTTACAATACAAAAGTGGGTGCTTATAAGGAAGCGGCAGTACGTTTCAACATGCATTATGAGAAACCCGGAAATCACATTCCGACCATCAGAAATATCTGGGTCGAAAATCTAACGGTGGATAAAGGCGGAAAATATGCGGTATTCTCAGATGCCTACGAATCTTCACCGGTAACAGATTTTACCATGATCAACGCTACCATGAGCGGAATTGAAATTCCGTATAAAGTTGATTATCTGAAAAATGTGACTTTAAAGAACGTTACCGTTAACGGTAAGCCTTTAACCGAATTAAAATAAAAGGATGCGAAGAAAAATAATTCTCGCAGGACTGCTTGTCTTATCAGCCTTCTCCCCTACCTATTCCCAGTCGAAACACTGGCAGAAAAATGAGCGTGAACTGCATTATAAAGAAGATAAAGGCGATTTTTTATTAGTTAACGGAAAATACCGCTTCAACCGTGCGCTGTATGGGGATAACCGCGCCTCCCGGGTAGAAGCCGGAGATTTACCGGAATTTGCACTCTATCTTCCGGGAATGGGCGGAAATCTCCAGTTTGTTATTCAAAAAGGAAATTCTATTAAAAAATTAATTCATGCAGAAAAAATTGAAACCCGTTATCGTCCGGGATCAATGCTCTATACGATTAAAGATCCTGCTTTGGGATCCGGAAGTTTAAAACTGACCGTTTTAGCCCAATCCCAAGAAGAAGGTCTTGTGGTAAAAATAGAAACAGAGCATGTAGATACATCAACCAAAATTTATGCAGTTTATGGGGGTGCAAGCGGCACCACATTCAGCAGAAACGGAGACATCGGCGCCGATCCGGAGTCGGGGTTCTACCTGCTTCCGGAATATTGTACCAACAATCAGTATGAAATTACCGGAAACCAGTTTCAGCTCAATTATGTAAACAGGAAAAAAGAAACTCAGATCGTCAGCGGAAGCTTTTCGAATGTGGATTCACTGCAGTTAACCGATGCTGAGACACTGGAAAAACTTTCTGAACTTACTCAAAATACAAAAAAACAGTCCCCTATTGTTTACGCTACCTATGCCGCACAAAAAAATCCGGTTTATATCCAGGTGGCCAAAGGAAAATCATCCAAAAACTTTTCAGATGAAGAGTTGAAAACACTCTTTAATAAAGCAGAGCAATCACGCATACAATTAACCAGCCGGGTGCAGCTGAAGACTCCCGATTCGGATTTAAATAATTTCGGCGCTACTTTAGCGGTCGCTGCAGACGGAATTTGGGAAAGTCCGACCTACCTCCACGGGGCTGTGGCCTGGCGAATGAGACTCAATGCCTGGCGCGGTGCGTATGTGGCGGATGTTCTCAGCTGGCACGACCGTGCAAAAAAACACTTTGAAAGTTATGCCCATTCGCAGGTGCTGAAGCCTGATTTTGCTCCTGTAGAAATGGATACGACGTTACATTTGGCAAGACATGCCGAAAAAATGGGGAATTCGGTATTTTCAAGCGGTTATATTTCAAGGAATCCGAATGACAATACCAAACCGCATCATTATGACATGAATCTGGTATTTTTCGACCAGATGTTTACGCATTTCAATTACACCGGAGATCTTGAATTTTTAAAAAAAATGTGGCCGGTGATGGTTCGCCACATGGACTGGGAAAAACGGAATTTCAAAAGAGGAGATCTTTATGATGCTTACGCTTCGATATGGGCGAGTGATGCGCTGCAATATTCGGGTGGCAAAGTAACGCATACGTCTGCTTATCATTACAGGGCCAACCGTGAGATGGCGAAACTGGCAAAACTTATTGGTCAAAATCCTCAGCCTTATGAAAAAGAAGCTGAGAGCATTATAAAAGCGATGAAAAACCAGCTCTGGATCAGAAACAAAGGGTATTTTGCTGAATATAAAGATGCACTGGGAAACCAGATCGTACATGACAAACCGGGAATCTGGTCTGTTTATCATGTTTCCGACGCGTATATTCTGAATGAGTTTGAAGATTATCAGAACCTGCAGTATATCAACAATCATATTCCGAAGATCCCGGTAAAAGTGAAAGGTGGAGCTGATCATAATTATTATACCCTTTCGACCACCAACTGGCAGCCATATGACTGGTCAATCAATAATGTGGCCTTAGCGGAGAATTTACAGACTGCACTGGCCTATTGGCAGGCCGGAAGAAATGAAGATGCTTACCGCCTCTGGAAGGGAAATCTGGCTGAAAGTATGTATTACGGAATCAGCCCGGGAAATTTTGAACAATTATCCCACTACGATGCTTTTCGGGGTGAACTGTACCGGGATTTTGCTGATCCGGTCGGAGTGGCCGCAAGAACTTTAACGGAAGGACTTTTCGGGGTATACCCAAAATTACTGGAAAATAAAATCGAAATAAAACCCGGCTTTCCAAGAGAATGGAATTTTGCAGAACTGAAACTTCCGGATTGGGAATTAAAATTTAACCGCAGTTCAAAAAAAGCTGATTATTATTTCAAATCAAATTATTCGAAACCGGTCGCTCTGGATATGCAGATTCCCGTAAGCCATACTCAAATCAAATCGGTGCGTGTAAATGGAAAAAAGATGAACTGGAAAATTAATCCTAATTCTGTTTTACAGCCATTTCTGCAGTTTGAAACGCCGAGGGATACAGAATTTAAAGTTGAAATCATTTATTCAGGAAAAGAATTTAAAACCGAACAGACGGATTATGTTCATTATATTTCTGAAGTTCTGCCATTAAATTTTGATTCAAAGAAAAAAATCAAGCAGGTAGCTGATCCCCAGGGACTGATTAAAAATTCACTTCCTTTGGCGGGGATGCTAAACACTCATCAGCTCGAACTTATTAATGAAGAGCGAAAAGGAACATTTTTCGTTCAGGTGGAACAAGGCGGAACCTCCTGGTGGCAACCGGTGAATGTGGATATCCGTTATCCTTTACACGTAAAATGGGCCGGTAAAAAACTTCAGATCCAGTCGGGATCAGCGGGTCCGATTACCGGAAAACTTAATATTAACGGGTTCAATAAAACTTTTACCGTTCAGAATGATCAGACCACAGATGTGGAGCTTCCCGCAGATATTTTAAGCAAAGGCACCAATTCTGTCCTCCTTGAATACAACGGAATTAAGCAAAATACGGAAATTACCAATTGGGAAATTGAAAACCGGGGCGAATTCACCAACATTTCCTTAGCTACAAAATATAACGAAAAGGTAACGGAGATTTTTAACCAAAAATATATTTCACCGAGGTTGAATGTCCCTACACTTCAGCTCCCGTGGCAGGGAATCGGAAACTGGTGTTATCCCCTCATCACGGCGCCGCTGGACGACAGCGGACTGATGAACAGAAGAAAGAACGGCAGCGTCGATTTTCTTGGAATTCCTTTTTTAATAGACCATTCAGATAAAAATATCGTCTTTACCAGCCAGTGGGATAATTTCCCGAAATCGGTTGATATTCCGGTTTCAGGAAAAGGAAGGAAGGTCTATTTTCTGATGGCAGGATCTACCAACCCGATGCAGTCACAGATTATTAACGGAAAAATAACCGTTCAGTATGCCGATGGTTCAGAAACGGAATTGGAACTCAAAAACCCGATCAACTGGTGGCCTATTGAGCAGGATCTGTTTGATGATCATTTTGCTTTTGATATTCCGGATGATAAAATTCCGTACCGGGTACAGCTGAAAACGGGAGAATTATACAAAGGCGGAACCTTAAGCAAATATTCCAGTATCAAGGGATTTACAGACCGACAGGTGGATGGTGGCGCTGCTACAATCCTTGACCTACCGATTGATCCGAATAAAGAATTAAAAAATATACAACTAACGGCAGTAAGTAATGACGTCGTCATCGGGATGATGAGTGCTACTGTTTTAAAATAAAATTTTATAATATAGACTTCACGAGCTAAGTTATACGATATCAGAATAAGCTTCCGGTATCAGAGCTATCAGGCTGAATCTGCGGGAGTCTCAGTAATATAGATTAAATAAATTTAAAAATGAAAAAACTGGTTATAGGTTTAAGTCTTTTCAGCCTCGGATTTTCGTCCCTGCATGCACAGAAAATCGACCGTAAAAAAGTGGTTCAGAGACATAATGTAGTCAATATAAAGGCAGATACTCTGTCGACATTAACGGTCGGCAACGGAAAATTTGCGTACACGGTTGACATCACCGGCATGCAGTCGTTTCCTGAATATTATAAGAACGGAGTTTCCCTGGGAACCCAATCCGAATGGGGCTGGAACAGTTTTCCCAATAAGGAAAAGTATACCTTTGAAGAAACGCTGAAACCATACGACTTCAATAATGACGGCAGGAAAGCCTTATACAGTGTACAGATCAAAGAACCGGAACGCAATAAAAAGGCAGTGGAATACTTCAGAGTAAACCAACATCGCCTGCAATTGGGAAATATCGGGATTGAACTCTATAAAAAAGACGGTAAAAAAGCTGAGATTTCAGATCTGCAGGACATCAATCAGAAAATTGATTTGTGGACAGGAATTATTACCAGCGAATTTTCACTGGAAGGAACGCCTGTAAAGGTTTGGACCGCTTCTTTCCAGCATTCCGATAAAATCGGAGTTAAAATAGAATCAGATTTGATCAGCCAGAAAAGATTAAAGATTTTTGCACGCTATCCGTATCCCAGCGGACAGTTTTTAGATGAAGCCGCTTTTTACGGAAATGAAGCGCAGCATTCAACAAAAATAATTTCATCAGGTCTTAATCAGGGACTGATCGAACATAAGCTGCAGACTGCTGATTACTACACCCAACTGTATTTTACGGAAGGTAAATTAAGCGAATCAGGAACGCATCATTTTGTATATGAACCCACGGCTAAAAGTAAAATCATAGAACTGAGTGTGGAGTTTTCAGCTGCAAAACCGAAAAATAACAGAAGTCTGTTTGCAGACGCCGAAAAAGAAAGCACATTGGGATGGAAAAACTTCTGGGAAAGCGGTGCCGCCGTTGATTTTGAAGGGAGTACAGATCCCCGGGCCGGTGAGCTGGAAAGAAGAGTTGTCTTATCTGAATATTTAACCAAAGTACAGTGCGGAGGCAGCAATCCGCCGCAGGAAACAGGTCTTACCTTCAACAGCTGGTACGGTAAGCCTCATACGGAAATGCATTGGTGGCATGGCGTTCATTATGCTTTATGGGGAAGACCGGAAATTCTGGAGAAACAATTGGATTATTATTTCAGGTCATTCGAAAAAGCAAAAAAACTGGCTGAAAGACAAGGTTATAAAGGAGTTCGCTGGATTAAAATGTCGGATAATGAGGGGAATGAAAGTCCGTCTTCAGTGGCTGCCTTTCTGATTTGGGAACAGCCCCATCTCATTTATATGACTGAATTGCTGTACCGTCATCATAAAGATAAAAAGGTACTGGAAAAGTATAAGGATCTGGTTTTTGCAACAGCGGATTTTATGGCAGATTTTGCAACTTACAATAAAGAAAAAAAGCGTTATGACCTTGGCAAAGGCGTGATTCCCGCGCAGGAAGTCTTCCCTGCCAAAGATACCTATAACCCGACTTACGAAGTAGCCTACTGGGATTGGGCCCTGAAGGTGGCGCAGGAGTGGAAGGAAAGATTAAACCAGCCAAGAGATAAAAAGTGGGACGACGTCATCACAAAACTGGCTCCACTTCCGGTTCAGGACGGTGTATACCTGTCTACGGAGTCTGCCAAGGACTCTTTTACGTATCCTAAATGGATGACCGATCATCCGGCCGTTTTAGGAGCATTGGGAATGGTTCCCGAATCTCCCAAACTCGATAAGAAAATTATGAAGAATACACTGGATATCGTGTGGGAACGTTGGAACTGGAGCCATACCTGGGGTTGGGATTTTCCGATGACTGCCATGAATGCTGCAAGATTGGGACTACCTGATAAAGCACTGGATGCTCTTTTTATGAATATTCAAACCAATAACTACCTTAAAAACGGACATAATTTCCAGGATGGCAGACTCCGGATTTATCTTCCGGGGAATGGCGGTGTTTTAATAACCGTAGCGATGATGCTGGAGGGTTGGGACCAGTCTACCGGCGAATTTCCGGGATTTCCAAAGGATGGAACCTGGAAAATAAAAGCGGAAGGTTTCAAAAAAATGCCTTAAAATTTTACATTCATACTTAGTTGAAGTCTGTTCCGAAAGGGGCAGGCTTTTTTTGTATTCATTTTTTATCAGGAGCTATTCCGGCTCTTCGCACTCGCTATTTTCTGTATTTCGGGGCGGCTCGTCTGCGACGAGCCGCCCCGAAATACAGAAAATGAGCTCAGACAGATGCTACGATCCGGGCTAGGGTCAAGGTAATCTTCTCAACGTGAGGAAAAAGATGGCATGGTTAAACATCATTAAAAGACCCCGGACAATAGCTTCAGAATTGTGAAAGAATGACGTCATTTAAAGCTGAAAACAGCATATTTTTAATTTTCGGTTAATAAATTGGTAATTTTGAAATATTACACATTAATCTAAGGTTAAAAATAAATAACTGAA encodes:
- a CDS encoding glycoside hydrolase family 28 protein, which produces MKKYALLLFALLLSTPGFAQYQPWTSSQQPLNEIKALKKQIVKPKFRKKDYLVTDFGAIGDGKTKNTEAFRKAIERCNAEGGGRVVVPKGIFLTGAIYLKSNVNLHVSEGSTLLFSQDSNDYPIVLTRWEGMECMNYSSLIYAYKEENIAITGKGTLDGNADLDHWWFWCGATKYGYNESRPGRQNPARAKLHEYMAQRKPARERIFGDGYYLRPNFVQPYESKNFYMADVLVKNSPMWNLNPVLCENVLVERVKVISHGPNNDGFDPEACKNVWIRDSYFDTGDDCIAIKSGRDEDGRDIGRPAENHIIENCEMKDGHGGVVIGSEIAGGAKKIYAVGNVMDSKNLDRALRIKTSSSRGGTIENVFFYNTKVGAYKEAAVRFNMHYEKPGNHIPTIRNIWVENLTVDKGGKYAVFSDAYESSPVTDFTMINATMSGIEIPYKVDYLKNVTLKNVTVNGKPLTELK
- a CDS encoding NAD(P)H-quinone oxidoreductase, with amino-acid sequence MKEVLITKYGAPDVLKLSEYPTPGISGDQVLIEVKAAGLNRLDIFQREGNYPAPPGVPQEIPGLEVSGTIVQCGPDVIEFKTGDTVCALLGGGGYAEYVSVREGQCLPVPSGMDFTGAASLPETVFTVWSNVFQRGALRSGERLLIHGGNSGIGITGIQLAHALGSEVIVTVGSEEKGRKCLELGADAYINYKTQDFEQELQEKGVDVILDMIGGSYLSKNVNILRPDGRLVHINAVDGSHVDLNIPKMMQKRLTITGSTLRSREYDFKKQLAKEVRKNVWPLIESGKFKPVIFKTFPFSEAAEAHRLLEESTHTGKIVLVR
- a CDS encoding DUF4450 domain-containing protein: MRRKIILAGLLVLSAFSPTYSQSKHWQKNERELHYKEDKGDFLLVNGKYRFNRALYGDNRASRVEAGDLPEFALYLPGMGGNLQFVIQKGNSIKKLIHAEKIETRYRPGSMLYTIKDPALGSGSLKLTVLAQSQEEGLVVKIETEHVDTSTKIYAVYGGASGTTFSRNGDIGADPESGFYLLPEYCTNNQYEITGNQFQLNYVNRKKETQIVSGSFSNVDSLQLTDAETLEKLSELTQNTKKQSPIVYATYAAQKNPVYIQVAKGKSSKNFSDEELKTLFNKAEQSRIQLTSRVQLKTPDSDLNNFGATLAVAADGIWESPTYLHGAVAWRMRLNAWRGAYVADVLSWHDRAKKHFESYAHSQVLKPDFAPVEMDTTLHLARHAEKMGNSVFSSGYISRNPNDNTKPHHYDMNLVFFDQMFTHFNYTGDLEFLKKMWPVMVRHMDWEKRNFKRGDLYDAYASIWASDALQYSGGKVTHTSAYHYRANREMAKLAKLIGQNPQPYEKEAESIIKAMKNQLWIRNKGYFAEYKDALGNQIVHDKPGIWSVYHVSDAYILNEFEDYQNLQYINNHIPKIPVKVKGGADHNYYTLSTTNWQPYDWSINNVALAENLQTALAYWQAGRNEDAYRLWKGNLAESMYYGISPGNFEQLSHYDAFRGELYRDFADPVGVAARTLTEGLFGVYPKLLENKIEIKPGFPREWNFAELKLPDWELKFNRSSKKADYYFKSNYSKPVALDMQIPVSHTQIKSVRVNGKKMNWKINPNSVLQPFLQFETPRDTEFKVEIIYSGKEFKTEQTDYVHYISEVLPLNFDSKKKIKQVADPQGLIKNSLPLAGMLNTHQLELINEERKGTFFVQVEQGGTSWWQPVNVDIRYPLHVKWAGKKLQIQSGSAGPITGKLNINGFNKTFTVQNDQTTDVELPADILSKGTNSVLLEYNGIKQNTEITNWEIENRGEFTNISLATKYNEKVTEIFNQKYISPRLNVPTLQLPWQGIGNWCYPLITAPLDDSGLMNRRKNGSVDFLGIPFLIDHSDKNIVFTSQWDNFPKSVDIPVSGKGRKVYFLMAGSTNPMQSQIINGKITVQYADGSETELELKNPINWWPIEQDLFDDHFAFDIPDDKIPYRVQLKTGELYKGGTLSKYSSIKGFTDRQVDGGAATILDLPIDPNKELKNIQLTAVSNDVVIGMMSATVLK
- a CDS encoding glycoside hydrolase family 65 protein, encoding MKKLVIGLSLFSLGFSSLHAQKIDRKKVVQRHNVVNIKADTLSTLTVGNGKFAYTVDITGMQSFPEYYKNGVSLGTQSEWGWNSFPNKEKYTFEETLKPYDFNNDGRKALYSVQIKEPERNKKAVEYFRVNQHRLQLGNIGIELYKKDGKKAEISDLQDINQKIDLWTGIITSEFSLEGTPVKVWTASFQHSDKIGVKIESDLISQKRLKIFARYPYPSGQFLDEAAFYGNEAQHSTKIISSGLNQGLIEHKLQTADYYTQLYFTEGKLSESGTHHFVYEPTAKSKIIELSVEFSAAKPKNNRSLFADAEKESTLGWKNFWESGAAVDFEGSTDPRAGELERRVVLSEYLTKVQCGGSNPPQETGLTFNSWYGKPHTEMHWWHGVHYALWGRPEILEKQLDYYFRSFEKAKKLAERQGYKGVRWIKMSDNEGNESPSSVAAFLIWEQPHLIYMTELLYRHHKDKKVLEKYKDLVFATADFMADFATYNKEKKRYDLGKGVIPAQEVFPAKDTYNPTYEVAYWDWALKVAQEWKERLNQPRDKKWDDVITKLAPLPVQDGVYLSTESAKDSFTYPKWMTDHPAVLGALGMVPESPKLDKKIMKNTLDIVWERWNWSHTWGWDFPMTAMNAARLGLPDKALDALFMNIQTNNYLKNGHNFQDGRLRIYLPGNGGVLITVAMMLEGWDQSTGEFPGFPKDGTWKIKAEGFKKMP